The following is a genomic window from Epinephelus moara isolate mb chromosome 17, YSFRI_EMoa_1.0, whole genome shotgun sequence.
agattaaaaatgtttgtgtccTTGAAGTCAACTTTATGGTGTTgttttacgtgtgtgtgtgtgtgtgtgtgtgtgtgtgtgtgtgtgtgtgtgtgtgtgtgtcctctacGCCCATCTCCCACTTGAACAGAAGTTTCTGCTGATGCTGTAGACGACGGTGGAGCTCTGATGTTTCCCCCAGGCTCCGAAAGGGACAACGATGATGGTGGCGTTGTCCTCTGAGCCGTACTGCAACGCCTGAaaagaataaacacacacacacacacacacacacattatttgttGTTAACTTACATCTGGAGTGGGAAGCTACAGAGAGGGTGACGTAGGTGGGTTTAAATCcacctgttttttgttttgtttccacacAGCAGAAACATGCGACTCTCTTGGGatcaaaaacacagagacatacAAAAATATCAGCGTCCGCATGCATAAAACTGTAAATTCATGACTacaactgtacacacacacacacacacacacacacagagaaatgtaTATCCACATTTTCTGTCACATAAACTTGCTCGTACTCCTGATTCCATTTCATACATCTTGATCACTGTGAAACTGGGTGCACGTTCACAGGCCTCACTTTCTGGATGTGGACACTAGTGATGACCAGATGAAACCTCAGGAGCTATTTGTCTTTATtgtctgagcccactagatggcgctcttggatTACAGAAAAAGGCTCAAGGAAATGCAGTTCACTGctttcaaccctttgttgaatgaagagcgccatctagtgggctcaggaagtaaagaaaatggatcatgaggcttcatttgacCATCTAGAACAGTGATGCCCTTAAACGTCATTCTGTAAATCAGTCTCCTCGACTCATTAGACCTGTCGATATGAAGAACAGCAAGAGGAAGTGACTGTGTCACATCAACATCAGAGGTTCTCCAACAGAGCAGCTGTcatcacacacagctgtggaTATTCATGGTGTCTGTACCACTAAGGGCTGATTTCTAGTTGTGTATAGAGGCTCTGTACAAAACACTAGGGGGCGGAGGGTTACTgagaagtgctgtaaagtttgaccTAAAACACACctataacacacattaaacacacataaaagcaCGGTAGGCGTCCTTGGCATTTCCATAAAACAAATCCAGTGTCTTATTCTGCCTGGTGGGACAGTCCACATAGTGAGAGAGTCGTGTTGTTAAAATCCCCTGTTATTGCGATAAATGCACAAGGATGCTGGGTCTGAATCCAGGCAACAGTagtgagtgcgtttacatgaacagttttattcccttttcattcggaatgaaagttcattcctattaaaagtgatcttgtaaacagctaattcagaatgaaaatggccaatgcgattgaaaattcattccgatgtaaggggctggaatattacGTTTCTAATTCCGagtgaaagaatttctcgcacttgtatacactcattcctctttaagttcattccagtctttctgcgcatgctcgtttccttgcccttctggcgcgatgacgtatatagcgcgcgcGTGACAAGATGGCAGCTTCTAAAAACAAGAgattgcactcaccggtttccatttgCCAAACCAcggtcttctacctcccttctcctcctcaacaaacgaagcattagcagaacaagattgttgtcgtactgctgcttcatgAATATAAGCAAAGCAtgcctgaaaaaggcactaagaacggcgtcgtcaagcatcttgttatccggagcgaggactacagtgtttccttccggtaaacgtaaacacgtaacatccgccacgccccctatccaatcagaaaccttccctgccatTGGGAATGAATATTTCACATGTAAACTAGCAGTTCAATATCCTGACATCAGATCTTGTCCTTCACCGTAATAGGTCCAGCATGACACCATTTATTGTTCACAAGCAGCATCAGTCCCCCACCTCTGTTTTTGCCGCTCCCCTTCGCACCCCTGTCCGCTCACACAGTACAGAAGCCCGGTAGGTTCACACAGGAGTCAGGCACATTGTCAGCAGCCACGTCTCCGTGAAGCACATGAGACTACACTCCCTGTAGAGTCGTCGGCTCCTCACCAGTGCCAGCAGCTCGTCACACTTGTTTGATAGTGGGTTCACATTCCCCATTATTACAGATGGCAGGGAAGGCTTGTATCTCCACCTCCTAGCCTTTAGCTTCGCTCCTGCTCTGCAGCCAGGTGTCTAACTCCGTAAGTGGTTCCTCTCAGAGCCAGAAGATCGTCCCTCGTGTACACAACTTTACTTATCAGTGGAAAAATTACcaatcattaaaaaagaaagaagcacACTCAAACGTGACTTAAAAGCAGGAGCTACTCAGACTTGCTGCCACGCTAACCAGTGCACctttcaaaagaaaaagaaaaagaagccagggacaacagcaagtAGCTTTCCAAACTCAAtcacaactcacaaggttcacccaCAAACTATCTGTctcatactaaacatgttttccaaataaatacaacatgctaatgttattagcataaacctatggcattttacattgcataactTAGCTTTGTGGCTAGTGGAGTTTATCTCTACTCATAGTATGAAGACatgataaatcacacacaagacttaaaatgccactctatggaggctttattgtcttcacaatttattatttcttatctgttagataaaataattaaaagctCCACCTCCTGCTAACATTCACATAACAGTGGTGAATGAAAATgcgcattgtgtttttttttttctgctgatttCCTGAAAATTCAGTTAAATTCTGTGGTATTTGGATGAAAACTTGACTCGTAACTCTGGTACCTGCTCAGCGATGACGTCAGCAGCCTCTGTGGGGTCCTGACACTggttgatgacatcacagatctCCTGGTTGCTCAGCAGGAAGTTGATGCCGTCGGTGGTCAGAGCCAGGAAGGAGTCGCTGGCGTGCTGgacctgcagagacacacaggagCTCAGATAAAATCTTTCATCTCAGCGCATCGACGGGTAACAGCGTTGAACCTCAAGTTTTTTGATATGAGCCAACAAAGCGTCCAGTGAAGCTCACAGTGAGCCGTCGTGTATCCGGTTCTGCGATGACACCACTGCCTTTCAGGTGGAAGTCTCCAATGCTGCGAGTCATGGCGAGCCGCCCGTTAACATTCGCCACACCGACGCTGTTCCATGTAACGAAGCCGCCGAACCTCTGGATCCTTAACACAAACGCACACAGTCAGTGATAGActgtaactaaatacatttactcaagtatttaaGTATAAATTTAAGGTACTTGTTCTTTACTTCAACATTTCCATTTATGCTCCTTTAAAGGGGAGACCGGGGACAGCTGGAACATGTTTTGGTTTGATGTCATTTCTTAAAGCCATGTGGATACATTATTATATGTGTAACTTGTATCTGTGTTCGACTTGTTAACAGTCATCAGCTGTTTCTACAAGCAATGCAAAGCACGAGGCGCAAAGCACTGCCTGTTTTTTTCTAAGTGAATGCCACTCCatcccatcacctccttactcTAACCATCACATGTAATaaatctactgtttatttaattattttacttatttgacagtaatcagtgtgtagttgctgccatgttgaggcagagggtactgtgtGTAGCTccggttgagggtgagaggctgtcagcagataaacagagatctgtgtgggtgcatgagaccctaaaaaagaggctggatcatggggagtagcaccagttggtccaggagcttctcctccatgatggctgtttcaaTGTTTATGTttggatgactcaggggcagtttgacaacctgctgtctatcatcaggccgtatagctctgagtatccagcaactgctaccaccagtttctcctccattatttaccaactgtaaacctGTTGTCATGACGACCACAGAAGACCCGCCggctctcaaatcatccgactGAACAATGGCAAAATTGCGGAATTGACTTGGGgtgcttttccactctgagtagcaatgcaaaaacagcgagcaaaaatcaaacaagtttacagttggtaaataTGAAGGGAGAAACTAGTAAGTGCGGTAACTGGATACATAAAACTATATGACTTTACAAACCACAGAAACCACCATCTCAATTGAAAGCAGCAGACATGGAAGCATTTAAGAGCAGTGGTGGAAATGTCCATcctggaggagaagctcctggaccaactggtggtactccctgtggtgcaggagcttctcctccatgatggtcCACTTCCAGGCATATTTCAGGATGActtgggggcagtttgacaacctgctgtcaaCGCCAGGCGCCTAGAGTGCAGAAGCACAAGGTGCGTACGCAAAACGCAATAACCGTTACAAAAAgcgcacaacatactgatacagtcaattaaaaattctgTATAGGTCCcattgaatattgcaataataatgtgcggttatcacaaaatcccactgCACACCATTTCAGAACCACTGCTCTACTTGGAGACATTTACGTTTTCACATCGACCACAGTAGTTAACAGCTGTgaggataattcggctcccagtaaaaacctcctgaacactggaggaattctaaccggcagaagtttcagctggttgtaatctgcagtcttccccctaaatcttacacactgttcctttaagtacgTTACTTTAAGTAAGTATTTTACGTCTATTTCAGAAAAGGATCGAGATATTTCGAGAGTTATTGTCTGATGTACTGAAATACCTGTCCTTGAGTTTTAGGGAGCGATCCTTTCATATTTAGATTATAAATCAGTGACAGCTGACGACAGATAATGACTTTGACTTCTTGTGTTTGTAGGCCACAGACTGATGTGTTAAAACACGTGCCTGGGTGAGTTAAACATAGACTCGTTCCGCTGTTATGTAACACCGGCTGAAGGGAAACCCAAACCGGTCCCCCTGCAACAGACCAACATACTGCAGAGTCTATTTATGCACAGCAACCTGAACCTCTGACCTTATTCCTCACCGTTCACTCTGTACAGAAAATacatctgcaaaaacacaatctTCCCTCTGTATGGCTGAAAATATAAAGAGTCTGCATGCCAAAGTTTTCATTAATAATTTCCACAGCTGCAAGAACAAAAAGCCCAGAGTAACATTAGCACCATGTGAACATCACTTTAGTGTCTGGTTTCTTACACACAGAACAATGCTCCAACTGTCTGTTATTTATCTTCCTCGTTCCTTTTAGCCGCCAACATGTGAAGTTCCAGACTGACGTTGGACAGAAGGTTTCATCCTCCTTTAATAGCTGTAGAAACAGTGTTAACTACTCCTACTAGTTGTATTAATAGCAGTAAATGTGATAGCAGAGGTAGCATCTGCTACTGAGCTAGCTcagttgtgtttgataacactGTTGAAcgttaaaaaaaagtgccatggagcgttgttcctgtgggctacagcaacactaaacccctgcgcttgcctgagaaggactaatgTGATTATTCATTTAATAATGCCTTAATTTAATACTGACCACACGAGGTCTCCACAGGTGACAGGTGTGTATTACTAAAAGCACTGTAGTGGTAAGAGTACTGTTGTAATAATATGTAATCGTGGTAGTAACAGTGTGTACCTTTGTCTCTCGTCCTTGCGATCAGGTGTGTGATCTCTGGTGAGCATGTTGGCTTGTCCCTCTCTGCACACCAACGCCCGGCTGTCTCCAGCGCTACCGACCACCAGCTCCACGCCGTCACGCAGCAATGCAACCGTCGCCGTGGTGCCGGCTGTCAGGAAGGAAGCTGGGGAGGAAGATGGAGGATGGATATGTAGTGTTTAGTACttttaaagcactttttacTTCATGTTGGGTATGTAACTTGTAGTTTCACATACTCAGTActttttagtatttatttttatttgtttgttttttggtacaGTACTATGATTGTAACTAACTTCACCTGTTACTAAtctgtaaatgtattttcactcttttttggttaattttttttttttgcacaacataaaactgcttaaaataaaaatagtaaaaaaataaatttaaaaaaagtgaaatattttttacattttagtagCCTACTTAGGTTATGTTAGAATTTTAAATACAGTGACTTCACTCGtagtgtttttcttcttttgttattATATTCATAAAAATCGAACATATCAGTGTACGTTGAGGGAAGAATATTTAAATACTGAACTTAGTTGCGACATCAAAACAGAACAGTCAATGCCTCAAATTATGATGTATCAAAAAATATGAACTAAATAATGTGAGTtaacaatttatatattttttgcccCTATTTATAATAAACCTTATTTACAATAAGAGATGTAGCTGAAACAGCtttgcaataaaaataaacacattaaaacaaagacaaatagacagtaaacacaaataataaaaaaagtagatgataaaatatttaagtgaaagtaaaaaaacatttttatgcctAACACTTCCTCCTTTCAGACCAGAAATGCTCCTGACACTTCTACTGTTGAAACTTAGCGGTCAGTAAATACAGCATGTACTCATAAAATGTATCATCTACTAGGTATTATTACTtctgtacttgtgtgtgtgtgtgtgtctcaccgtTGTTGAAGtagctgaggtgtgtgtgtagagcCTTGTCGACGTCTAAAAACGCTTTCTTTAAAACTTTCTCCAGGTCGTCGTCGTCCTCCAGAGCATCTCTGAGTACAAACAGTCAGTAACTGtgttaatgttttaaagtgtAAAACTTCGTACGTGTTTTATTATTAACGTCACAATAACAACATTCAACCTGATGAACTTCTCCATGAAGGTGTAGCAGTAGTCAGCGGCGTGCGGACCGCCGTGGCCGTCGAACACGGCAAAGTACAGCAGGTTGTCATGGATACGGGCGACACGGAGGCGGTCCTCGTTCTGCTTC
Proteins encoded in this region:
- the ppm1ka gene encoding protein phosphatase 1K, mitochondrial, whose product is MSSPALLNLLRCARSAVTRQTFLATRSSPETSAASAQVGGALFGVVGVRCASGSTRCDSNGSGRPVTWDSFGIWDNRIEEPILLPSSIRYGKPIPQVSLSRVGSASVLGHRKQNEDRLRVARIHDNLLYFAVFDGHGGPHAADYCYTFMEKFIRDALEDDDDLEKVLKKAFLDVDKALHTHLSYFNNASFLTAGTTATVALLRDGVELVVGSAGDSRALVCREGQANMLTRDHTPDRKDERQRIQRFGGFVTWNSVGVANVNGRLAMTRSIGDFHLKGSGVIAEPDTRRLTVQHASDSFLALTTDGINFLLSNQEICDVINQCQDPTEAADVIAEQALQYGSEDNATIIVVPFGAWGKHQSSTVVYSISRNFCSSGRWA